A single genomic interval of Theropithecus gelada isolate Dixy chromosome 16, Tgel_1.0, whole genome shotgun sequence harbors:
- the LOC112609657 gene encoding C-C motif chemokine 4-like isoform X1: protein MKLCVTVLSLLVLAAAFCSPALSAPMGSDPPTSCCFSYTARKLHRNFVVDYYETSSLCSQPAVVFQTKRGKQVCADPSETWVQEYVYDLELN from the exons ATGAAGCTGTGCGTGACTGTCCTGTCTCTCCTCGTGCTAGCAGCTGCCTTCTGCTCTCCAGCACTCTCAGCACCAA TGGGCTCAGACCCTCCCACCTCCTGCTGCTTTTCTTACACGGCGAGGAAGCTTCATCGCAACTTTGTGGTAGATTACTACGAGACCAGCAGCCTCTGCTCCCAGCCAGCTGTGGT ATTCCAAACCAAAAGAGGGAAGCAAGTCTGCGCTGACCCCAGTGAGACCTGGGTCCAGGAGTATGTGTATGACCTGGAACTGAACTGA
- the LOC112609657 gene encoding C-C motif chemokine 4-like isoform X2: protein MKLCVTVLSLLVLAAAFCSPALSAPMGSDPPTSCCFSYTARKLHRNFVVDYYETSSLCSQPAVVGKQVCADPSETWVQEYVYDLELN, encoded by the exons ATGAAGCTGTGCGTGACTGTCCTGTCTCTCCTCGTGCTAGCAGCTGCCTTCTGCTCTCCAGCACTCTCAGCACCAA TGGGCTCAGACCCTCCCACCTCCTGCTGCTTTTCTTACACGGCGAGGAAGCTTCATCGCAACTTTGTGGTAGATTACTACGAGACCAGCAGCCTCTGCTCCCAGCCAGCTGTGGT AGGGAAGCAAGTCTGCGCTGACCCCAGTGAGACCTGGGTCCAGGAGTATGTGTATGACCTGGAACTGAACTGA